A single region of the Chrysoperla carnea chromosome 5, inChrCarn1.1, whole genome shotgun sequence genome encodes:
- the LOC123300862 gene encoding uncharacterized protein LOC123300862 gives MVFHCCVKGCVKTQKDIGLHVIPKNFEKFKNWTIAIGRTDIEYSKRENYRVCDLHFADEMKLQASTGKLGTNLKPNAFPSLHLSSSQFLHAEASNINLIKTASKRPGSPIASTSLKIMAINIEEEQIRPAFQIDLKKKCIY, from the exons atggTTTTTCATTGTTGTGTGAAAGGTTGTGTAAAAACACAGAAGGATATTGGTTTACATGTGATTCCTAAGAATTTTgag aagtttaaaaattggaCAATAGCGATTGGTCGAACGGACATCGAATACTCGAAACGTGAAAACTATCGTGTCTGCGATTTACATTTCGCCGACGAAATGAAACTCCAGGCTTCAACAGGAAAATTGGGAACTAACTTAAAGCCTAATGCTTTTCCTAGCCTCCACTTAAGTA gttcaCAATTTTTACATGCAGAGGCCTCGAACATAAATTTGATCAAAACTGCATCAAAACGGCCTG GATCGCCTATTGCTTCTACGAGTCTAAAGATTATGGCCATAAATATCGAAGAAGAACAAATTCGACCTGCTTTTCAAATAG atttgaaaaaaaaatgcatttactaA